GAGCCGCCCATGACGTTCTTGCCGAGGCAGGGGACCTCGACGCGGTTCGCCACCGGGTCGCAGGCGAGGCCGGTGATATTCTGCAAAGCCATCGAGGCGGCGTCGACGCACTGCTCCGCGCTGCCGCCCATCAGCTGCACCAGCCCGGCCGCCGCCATGCCGGAGCCGGCGCCGCACTCCACCTGGCAGCCGCCGACCTCGGCGGCGAAGGTCGCCCCTTCGGCGATGAAGATGCCGATCAGCCCCGCGGCGAGCATCGCGCGCGTGATCTCCTCTTTCGGCTTGCCGAGCGCGAGGCCCGCGCCAAGCAGCGTCCCAGGCAGACAGCCGCAGGAACCGGCGGTGGGAGCGGCGACGATGACGCCCATCGCGCTCTTCGTCTCCATGATCGCGGTGATCGATTTAATGACATTGTTGAGGATGTCGCAGGGGATGAGAGCCCCCCTTTCCCGCGCAGCCTCTATCAAGCGGGCCTGCGGCCCGAGTATCCGGTCAGCGTACTCCGTGCCGGCCAGACCCTCTTTTAGAGATCCTTCCATTATCGAGACCAGCATGCGCATCTTATCCAGGGCCTCGTCTTTAGAGGTGCCTCCGCGCGCCGCCTCATATTCGGCGGCAAGCTCCCACATCGGCATATTTCCGCCTTCGCTGAAGGCGAGCATATCCCGCGCGGACGAGAAGGGGACGGAACAATTCGCGCGCGAGAGCGTCGGCAGCATCGGCTTGACGAACACGAAGTCAAGCGCGCCCTGTACTGCCGCGGCTGCGCGCAGCGCCTCAATGTCCGGGGCTTTTGAATATTTCAGCAAGAGCAGCGAACCGTTCCCGCCCTCCACGACCTGCGCGAAATCCGGAGCGGAACCGGCGACAAGCGGCGAATCCTTCATCGCCGCCGCGCCGCCGCGGGGAAATTTCACCAGCGCCTCGCAGAAGTCGCCGCATATCGAAACGGGGAAGCCGTCATAGTTTCTCATCTCGATCATGCCGCCGCCGACCGAGACGCCCTCCCACAGGTGACGCTCGCCGCCGCGCCCCCATACCTCGATCCGGTAGTTGTTCGGATGCTCCGCGCCGTAGTCGAGTATACGGAATTCGATCTCGACGCCGGCCTCGCGCGCTAGCCGCGCGTAACGGTCGACATCCGGTTCCGTTATCTCCTTGCCGAGCATGCCGCAGACAAAGCCCATATCGGTGCCGTGGCCGTCGTGCGAAGCGGCGAGCGAGCCGTTCACGTCAAAGTCGACGACGGCGCGCAGCGGATCACCGCCGACCGACTGCCGCACGACGGCGGCGATCCGCGCCGCGCCCGCGACATGTGAGCTGGACGGCCCGCGCATCACGGGCCCGATGACGTCGTTGAAGATACTGGCTGGCATTTTATCCATGATTACATCAGCTCCCGCAGGGTTTTTTATTTTTTTCAGTATAATATTCCCGGCCAAGCCAGCCGGACATTTCGCTGTTGAGCCGCGCCCGCCGCGAACAAAGCCGCGGGATACCTTTAGCGCGAGCCAGCTTGTTTATAGTATAGTTCCAACTCCGGCTTTAACCGCCTTTTCATAGACCCTGTGCGCGATCACGATGTCAAGCGTCGCAAACCCCACCGTCTTCATCAGCGTTATCTCATCCCTGCCGCCGCGTCCGGCCGCGCGGCCCAGCAGCAGATCGCCAAGTTCTCCCGTGATCATATCCTCCGAAAAACGCCCCTCCGCCATCGGAATGAGAAACTCCCCCGCCTCACTCATGACCGCTTCACGGTTGTCGATAAAGATCTTATCCGCGCGCCTCACGATATATTCGTCAAGCTCACGTTTGTGCGGCATGAAAGTTCCTACGGCGTTTATATGCGCGCCGGCCTTCACGCGGCGGCCGTCAAAAACGGGCTGCGGGCTGGTCGTCACCGTGGTGATGATGTCCGCCCCCGACACCGCCGCCTCCGGGCTTTCGGCGGCGACAAGCTTCGTGCCGAATTTCGCGGCGGTCTCCGCCGTGCGTTTAATAAAATCAACTACTTTATCGGGCGCCATATCAAAGACACGCACCTCTTTAAGCGGCCTTGCCGTCAACACCGCCTCCAACTGCGAGGAGGCCTGTCCGCCGGTACCGAACAGCGCGCCGACCTCGGCCATTTCATTGGCTAAAAGTTCCGTGGCAAGGCCGGAGACGGCTCCCGTACGCATGCGCGTCAGCTCGGTACCGTCAAGCAGCGCGTTGACCACGCCGGTTTCGGGGTCGGCGAGCAGCACCGTCGCCGATACGGCGGGCATCCCCTTTTTATGATTCCCGGCATACGTCGAGACTATCTTGATCCCCGCCTGAGGATATTTTTTTATGTGGGCCGGCATAAATGAGGTGATGCAGCCCTCGGCTATCGCAAAATTCGTCCTCACCGGAACATCGGCCAACCCCTCTCCCTGGATCATAAAGGCCTCGCGGTCCGACTCGATGGCCTCCCTCATTGAAAAAACCTTTCTTATCTCCGCGGCGTTCAGGTATAACATACGATTCGACCTTTCTATTTTTAACTTATCAGATATCTGCTAATAATCATTATACTCACGCAATAAATTACTTTTGTCAAGCGCTACCTTCATCGGCGCGTATAATTTATAATAAATGCAGTCTCGATATTAGATGTGATAGTACGCCGCTGTTGATTGAGTAAATTTTGTCGAGAGGTGATCGGTGATGGAACTGAGAAGGGAAAATACGCTCTCTCAACTCGTTTTGGACAGCATACAAAACTCGATCAGGGATGGGGAGTTCAAGCCGGGAGAACTGCTCCCGTCCGAGCGCGAGATGGCGGAGCGGTACGGCGTGGGAAAGTCTAGCATACGAGAGGCGATAAAGATGCTGCAGGTGCTCGGTGTCGTTGAGTCGGCGCAGGGAAAGGGCACCTATCTGAAAGAATCCATCGGCCCGCAGATACTGCGTCCGCTGCTTCTGGACATGATGCTCCAGCGGTCAAGCGCAGAGGAGCTTTATGAGCTCCGGCTGATGTTTGAACAGGCCTACATGCCGCTCGCCGCCGCCAAGGCCACGGAGGATAAAAAGGCAGCGGCGCGGCGCGCGCTCGACGAATACCGGGAGCTTCAGCTGTCCCACAAGTCGGAGGCGGGAGAAGCGGACAGGGCTTTCCACAGCATAATGCTCGAAGCGACGGGCAACCAGTTCATAATCAAGATGGGCAAGCTGATAATGGAGCTCTGCCGTTCTTACATCAGCAAGAGCAGCGAGGTGCTCGACAACACGGTGATGGAAAACCATGAAAAATTGCTGCGGATATTCTGCACCGGCGACACCGAAGGATTGGAAGAGGCTGTGAAAAAATCACTGCTCGTCTTCCGGCATACGCTGGACGCGGAGATCGACGGCGGCGGGACGGACGCTTCGGTCAAGCCGTAGTCTCCTGAAAGAAGAACCGTCCGCGCGCCTTCACCGGCTGCGGAGGACTTCCAGGTTGTGGCGATATTCCGGGACCGCTTCCCAGACGGCGGTCCCAAGGTCGCAGGGAAAATCGGGGCAGAAGCCGCAGTGCGGAATGTGGCTGCTAAGCGCGCAGGCGCGGATGGCGCATTCGGCGCAGCTGACGCTCTTTTCTCCGGGCTCGAGGCATCCGGTACAGCGCAGGCGCGACGGAAGGATGAAGGAACCGCGTCCCTCGCTCTCCTGCGCGGCGGCGATCTTAGCCAGCGCAGCGTTGTCGCGCCTGGCGGTGGCCCGCCTCGCTTCGCAGGCGTCGCAGTCGATGCCGCAGCAGCCCATGTTCGCCATTTATTCTATCTCCGCCGCCGGCGAGGCGGCACGGACGACGCCGCTCGCGCGCACCTGGCAGCCGATGGCCTCAAGTTCCCCCGCCAGCGCGGCAAGGCCGTCCTCAACGGAACGCCACTCCGTTTCAAAGGCGCAGTCCACCAGGAAGAGCGCCTCCCGTGTATTTTCGTCCACGCAGGCGTCGCGCGTGTCACGGTAATTCCAGAGCCAGCAGCAGACCTTCTCGCCGTCGGCGTAAACTATCTGCGGCGGCGCGCAATCGACGACGCTGTCACCCGCGCCGAGCGGATAGAATTTTTCTCCCTCGCGGGCGTAACGCAGCACCATGTCGCCGCGCAGCTTCGTCATATCATGCGCCCCCATTGGGAGCAGGTTCAGCGCGGAGACGCAGTCATAACAGTCGACCACATCAGAAACGCTCCAGATGTCACCTTTAAAGATGCGGCGCAGCAGCGCCTCGAGCGAACAGCGGTACTTGCTCGGTTTGACTCCCATCTTTGAATAGGTCTCGCGCCAGCGGCGCACGTCCGGATGGAGCGTCAGCGTATCGGCGGATATCCCCATGTCGTTGAGGTTTGCCTCAAGCTTTT
The window above is part of the Cloacibacillus evryensis DSM 19522 genome. Proteins encoded here:
- a CDS encoding FadR/GntR family transcriptional regulator, whose amino-acid sequence is MELRRENTLSQLVLDSIQNSIRDGEFKPGELLPSEREMAERYGVGKSSIREAIKMLQVLGVVESAQGKGTYLKESIGPQILRPLLLDMMLQRSSAEELYELRLMFEQAYMPLAAAKATEDKKAAARRALDEYRELQLSHKSEAGEADRAFHSIMLEATGNQFIIKMGKLIMELCRSYISKSSEVLDNTVMENHEKLLRIFCTGDTEGLEEAVKKSLLVFRHTLDAEIDGGGTDASVKP
- a CDS encoding ornithine cyclodeaminase, producing the protein MLYLNAAEIRKVFSMREAIESDREAFMIQGEGLADVPVRTNFAIAEGCITSFMPAHIKKYPQAGIKIVSTYAGNHKKGMPAVSATVLLADPETGVVNALLDGTELTRMRTGAVSGLATELLANEMAEVGALFGTGGQASSQLEAVLTARPLKEVRVFDMAPDKVVDFIKRTAETAAKFGTKLVAAESPEAAVSGADIITTVTTSPQPVFDGRRVKAGAHINAVGTFMPHKRELDEYIVRRADKIFIDNREAVMSEAGEFLIPMAEGRFSEDMITGELGDLLLGRAAGRGGRDEITLMKTVGFATLDIVIAHRVYEKAVKAGVGTIL
- a CDS encoding L-serine ammonia-lyase, iron-sulfur-dependent, subunit alpha, translated to MDKMPASIFNDVIGPVMRGPSSSHVAGAARIAAVVRQSVGGDPLRAVVDFDVNGSLAASHDGHGTDMGFVCGMLGKEITEPDVDRYARLAREAGVEIEFRILDYGAEHPNNYRIEVWGRGGERHLWEGVSVGGGMIEMRNYDGFPVSICGDFCEALVKFPRGGAAAMKDSPLVAGSAPDFAQVVEGGNGSLLLLKYSKAPDIEALRAAAAVQGALDFVFVKPMLPTLSRANCSVPFSSARDMLAFSEGGNMPMWELAAEYEAARGGTSKDEALDKMRMLVSIMEGSLKEGLAGTEYADRILGPQARLIEAARERGALIPCDILNNVIKSITAIMETKSAMGVIVAAPTAGSCGCLPGTLLGAGLALGKPKEEITRAMLAAGLIGIFIAEGATFAAEVGGCQVECGAGSGMAAAGLVQLMGGSAEQCVDAASMALQNITGLACDPVANRVEVPCLGKNVMGGSNAVASANMALAGYDKVIPLDETIAAMYDVGLKLPLELRCTFGGLGKSPAALKLLEKLKDR
- a CDS encoding DUF3795 domain-containing protein, translated to MANMGCCGIDCDACEARRATARRDNAALAKIAAAQESEGRGSFILPSRLRCTGCLEPGEKSVSCAECAIRACALSSHIPHCGFCPDFPCDLGTAVWEAVPEYRHNLEVLRSR
- a CDS encoding B3/B4 domain-containing protein — encoded protein: MKLSIDKKITQDFPDAKIGWLRARIADGAGAAGGRNVRIAEMKKKLEANLNDMGISADTLTLHPDVRRWRETYSKMGVKPSKYRCSLEALLRRIFKGDIWSVSDVVDCYDCVSALNLLPMGAHDMTKLRGDMVLRYAREGEKFYPLGAGDSVVDCAPPQIVYADGEKVCCWLWNYRDTRDACVDENTREALFLVDCAFETEWRSVEDGLAALAGELEAIGCQVRASGVVRAASPAAEIE